Sequence from the Priestia megaterium genome:
CATCCTGTTCTGGAACCCATCAATCAATTTGCTGAGAGAGCTAAACAAGAAAACTGGGAATACGTTGAAATTTCTGCCGGACATAATGCACATTGGGAAAAACCTGTGGAATTAGCTAAAATATTTATAAATTTGACTGATAAGAACGACGTAACCAGTTGACATAATCACTTTTACAGGAAGGAATTATTTTAAGTATTACTATATTTCAGGGAACAAAAAAACCAGCTATATAAAATAGCTGGTTTTTTCGGTTAATGAAAACCCTCTATAAGGGTATTATCATTATAACATAAAAATATAATCATAAATTATTTATTTACCATTATTTTCTCAAGTTCATCTAACATTTGATTAGCTGCAATTACCCCACCAGCAGTGTTCCAAACTGCATCACTAACCTTATGCACATTTCCAGTCTTAGAAACTTTTAAGTTTTTCCAAAGTGGATCCTTAGTCCATTCTTTTTCCATAGTTACACCTTCATTGTCACCTTTTGGAGCATATGTAAAGTAGAACATAACATCCCCGTCCATTTTAGGTATAACTTCTTTTCCAACATCTATAGCAAGGTTACCTAGTTTGCTATTATCTTTAAACATTTTTTCTTGCTCTGGAGTACGTTTAAATCCTAATTGTTTAAAAATTACTCCTGAGAAAGAATCGGTGTAGTAAATACGAGCTGTTCCTGGCATAAAGCGAACAACTGATACTTCTTGATTCACTTTATCACCAAGCTTTTCTTTAACATCATTAACATGTTGATCAAAGTCAGCTAATACTCTCTTTCCTTTTTCTTCTTTGTTTACAGCCTTAGCATATAGCTCAAAGTTTTCTTTCCAATCTCCTCTTAATGTCTCCGAGAATACGGTTGGTGCAATTTGACTTAATTGATCATAAACAGCTTCTTGACGCATTTTATTCCCGATAATTAAATCTGGTTTCAATGCTGCAATCTTTTCAA
This genomic interval carries:
- a CDS encoding ABC transporter substrate-binding protein — translated: MRTYSKVVLALLTALFLVFMAACGSNGASKEESSSKKEQTYTIKHAMGKTEIPKTPKRVVVLTNEGTEALLAMGIKPVGAVQSWLGDPWYDHIKDDMKGVQVVGTESEVSIEKIAALKPDLIIGNKMRQEAVYDQLSQIAPTVFSETLRGDWKENFELYAKAVNKEEKGKRVLADFDQHVNDVKEKLGDKVNQEVSVVRFMPGTARIYYTDSFSGVIFKQLGFKRTPEQEKMFKDNSKLGNLAIDVGKEVIPKMDGDVMFYFTYAPKGDNEGVTMEKEWTKDPLWKNLKVSKTGNVHKVSDAVWNTAGGVIAANQMLDELEKIMVNK